In one window of Saprospiraceae bacterium DNA:
- a CDS encoding PD40 domain-containing protein — MYKKLILIGIIFFRIAQLDAQSLSSVLSVAEQSMHSKNFYDAFLKYKEALEFQPDNNDFRYKAAMAGMQLGSYKQAAEFFELVSASEEKNRFPEASLKLGQMRHIQGDYEKAIWAYKIYKTEFSSDTSPYFAYTERQIKACEWALQQIKNPNKGVYINRLENHINSIFSDFAPNVNGDTLTYSSLRFTNLANTDIPKRHNASVLRSVKDNAAERILSDSFPGLDKSIAHSSYAQDKSIVIYTICEDLNDYDKRCDLYKSKVDATGTWLPPEKLPEPLNISGYSSTQPCLSSLENGNGAVLYFSSNRPNASKGGFDIWYSFMDADGNFSEPINCESVNTAEDEYSPFYYERSRTLYFSSKGHLGFGGLDIYSAKQTDKGFSAPVNIGFPQNSSFDDLYYYVTDQDTVAYMASNRTGTLFLDDANEACCLDLFKLSIQSCNIDLLALVYNYYTQEEIHGATVELTDIEDKNQQPVVIQNLNGNDFNYDILCERNYKLTAHKDGFTSDSLVFYSGRIGEFKSLTKKLFLKPNKVTLEVLTFNKNNKQPLDGVRVSIKDLDGNLDTTLFNVQNNLFVIPALPCHRYRIIASKPDFASVDTMFLIDCGSSGIVQKKLYLPSIIFNLLPVSLYFDNDRPGPGSYDTTCHTGYAHTYRNYLARKPKFIKVSNELQVFDGGQANSLMNDFFANEVVKGKKILDTFLIVLESDLKKGKTYEIFLKGYASPLAKSDYNLKLSHRRIHSVYNDIWNYKKGIFKKYIKNGQLKLSEKPFGESQAPKGISDQKKDLRSVYTVEASRERRVEIIEIKE, encoded by the coding sequence ATGTATAAAAAACTGATTTTAATTGGCATTATCTTTTTCCGCATCGCACAACTCGATGCTCAATCCCTTTCATCGGTGCTCTCAGTTGCCGAACAATCCATGCATAGTAAAAACTTCTACGATGCATTTTTAAAGTACAAAGAAGCATTGGAATTCCAACCCGATAACAATGATTTTAGATACAAAGCAGCAATGGCTGGAATGCAACTGGGATCCTACAAACAAGCCGCAGAATTTTTTGAGTTGGTTTCTGCAAGCGAAGAGAAAAACCGGTTTCCCGAAGCCTCTCTAAAACTTGGACAAATGAGGCACATTCAGGGCGATTACGAAAAAGCCATATGGGCTTATAAAATTTACAAAACAGAATTTTCAAGCGATACGAGCCCCTATTTTGCATATACCGAAAGGCAAATCAAAGCATGTGAGTGGGCCTTACAACAAATTAAAAATCCAAACAAAGGAGTTTACATAAACAGACTGGAAAATCATATCAATTCTATCTTTTCTGATTTCGCTCCAAATGTAAATGGCGACACGCTCACGTACTCATCTTTGAGATTTACAAATTTAGCCAATACCGATATTCCAAAAAGGCACAATGCATCTGTATTGCGATCCGTCAAGGACAATGCTGCTGAAAGGATCCTGAGCGACAGTTTCCCCGGACTTGATAAATCCATTGCTCACAGCTCTTATGCCCAAGATAAATCGATCGTTATTTACACTATTTGTGAAGATCTCAACGATTACGATAAGCGCTGCGATCTTTATAAAAGTAAAGTTGACGCTACCGGTACCTGGCTTCCCCCCGAAAAACTTCCGGAACCGCTAAACATATCAGGATACAGTTCGACACAGCCATGTTTGTCAAGTCTCGAAAATGGAAATGGCGCAGTTTTGTATTTTTCATCCAACCGACCGAACGCCAGTAAGGGTGGATTCGATATTTGGTACAGCTTTATGGATGCAGATGGCAATTTTTCGGAACCCATAAACTGTGAAAGTGTCAATACTGCGGAAGACGAGTATTCGCCGTTTTATTATGAGCGTTCCCGAACTTTGTATTTTTCATCCAAAGGGCATTTGGGTTTCGGTGGATTAGATATATATTCTGCAAAGCAAACCGACAAAGGATTTTCTGCTCCAGTAAATATTGGTTTCCCACAAAACAGCAGTTTTGATGATTTGTATTATTATGTTACAGATCAGGATACTGTGGCTTATATGGCTTCAAACAGAACGGGTACTTTATTTCTCGACGACGCCAATGAAGCCTGCTGCCTTGATCTTTTTAAATTATCCATCCAATCCTGCAATATAGACTTGCTTGCCCTGGTGTATAATTATTATACTCAGGAAGAAATCCACGGTGCCACTGTAGAATTAACAGATATAGAAGACAAGAATCAACAACCTGTGGTGATCCAAAATCTCAATGGCAATGATTTTAATTACGATATCCTTTGCGAAAGAAATTACAAGCTCACGGCGCATAAAGATGGATTCACTTCCGACTCCCTGGTTTTTTATTCAGGAAGGATTGGAGAATTTAAATCACTCACTAAAAAACTTTTCCTTAAACCAAATAAAGTTACTTTAGAAGTACTCACTTTCAATAAAAACAACAAACAACCTTTGGATGGTGTGCGTGTGTCAATTAAAGACCTCGATGGAAATTTGGACACCACTTTATTCAATGTACAGAATAACTTGTTTGTCATTCCTGCATTGCCATGCCATCGCTACCGCATCATCGCCAGCAAACCGGATTTCGCTAGCGTCGACACGATGTTTCTAATCGATTGTGGAAGCAGCGGCATTGTTCAGAAAAAATTATACCTCCCAAGCATCATTTTTAACTTGTTGCCTGTGAGTTTGTATTTTGACAATGATCGTCCGGGACCAGGTTCTTACGACACAACATGCCATACCGGTTACGCACACACCTACCGAAATTATTTAGCTCGAAAACCCAAATTTATTAAGGTATCCAATGAACTTCAGGTATTTGATGGCGGTCAGGCCAATTCTCTGATGAATGATTTCTTTGCGAATGAAGTTGTAAAAGGCAAAAAAATCCTCGATACCTTCTTAATTGTTTTAGAGTCCGATTTAAAGAAAGGCAAAACTTACGAGATCTTTTTGAAAGGCTACGCATCTCCATTGGCTAAGTCAGATTATAATTTAAAACTTTCTCACCGAAGAATACACAGTGTGTATAACGATATATGGAATTATAAAAAAGGCATCTTTAAAAAATACATTAAAAACGGACAGTTAAAATTAAGTGAGAAACCTTTCGGAGAAAGTCAGGCACCAAAAGGCATCAGCGATCAGAAGAAAGACTTGCGTTCAGTTTATACGGTTGAAGCGTCCAGGGAAAGACGTGTAGAAATTATCGAAATCAAGGAATAA
- a CDS encoding PorP/SprF family type IX secretion system membrane protein, translating to MHKPTGILRCLGVFILYLNSLHAQDIHHSQYYTTHLNYNAAATGLFAGDQRLALNYRRQWFVDDIVRYMTLSGSFDFKIYPKSWKTKGIWNVGIQFNYDQAGDSKLGLAYLGGSVAYSYPISINHILSAGGGISFAHRRFNPDELTWDSQWNGDIFDPTLPSGENFGKTSTNFFDAHAGLNYRWQKSKRTRIDFGISAFHLTQPDQKFFEQSLSIKLPIRWSFQLIPSFQLTENLDLMLHGLYQKQQAYEETLLGGYAKLYLSQRRGQELQLLLGIATRLEDALIPKIAVQYKNYYGGLSYDITNSGFESAVREKGGPEFSFVYIFTKARPFAQLKSCPIF from the coding sequence ATGCACAAACCAACCGGAATACTGCGTTGTTTAGGAGTGTTCATTCTCTATTTGAACAGCTTGCATGCACAGGATATCCACCATTCACAATATTATACGACTCATTTAAATTATAATGCCGCAGCAACCGGGTTGTTTGCAGGCGACCAAAGACTGGCTTTAAATTACAGGAGGCAATGGTTTGTGGATGATATTGTCCGGTACATGACCCTTAGTGGTTCATTTGATTTTAAAATTTACCCGAAATCCTGGAAAACCAAGGGTATCTGGAATGTTGGTATCCAGTTTAACTACGATCAGGCTGGAGATTCGAAGCTTGGCCTGGCTTATTTGGGCGGCTCAGTGGCTTACAGTTATCCCATAAGTATAAACCATATTCTTTCAGCAGGAGGAGGTATTTCTTTTGCGCATCGAAGATTTAATCCGGATGAGTTGACCTGGGATTCTCAATGGAATGGAGATATCTTCGATCCAACCCTGCCTTCGGGTGAAAATTTTGGGAAAACATCAACCAATTTCTTTGATGCCCATGCAGGTTTAAATTATCGCTGGCAAAAATCAAAAAGAACGCGAATTGATTTTGGCATATCCGCTTTTCATCTGACCCAACCCGATCAGAAATTTTTTGAACAATCGCTCAGCATCAAACTGCCCATAAGATGGAGTTTTCAGTTGATTCCAAGTTTTCAGCTAACCGAAAACCTAGATCTTATGTTACATGGATTATATCAAAAGCAGCAAGCCTATGAAGAAACCTTGCTTGGAGGCTATGCAAAATTATATCTAAGTCAGAGAAGAGGACAGGAGCTCCAATTATTATTAGGTATTGCGACCAGATTGGAAGATGCACTTATACCTAAAATTGCCGTGCAATATAAGAATTACTATGGTGGACTCAGTTACGACATCACAAATTCAGGATTTGAATCAGCGGTCAGAGAGAAAGGCGGGCCAGAGTTTAGTTTTGTTTATATATTCACAAAAGCCAGGCCCTTTGCTCAGTTAAAATCATGTCCTATTTTTTAA
- a CDS encoding gliding motility-associated C-terminal domain-containing protein yields the protein MKMLINNSMELMANNSYKYLKLLVLGFAWILLTSTELRSSHIVGGEMSYKCLGGQVYEITLTLRRDCFNGSPEAEFDDPAHIGIFDSEGAIVRSRGQFGLLLLDFRNDDTLNEILRTECEVVGGDVCVHTTTYRGKIELPFLKGGYVLGYQRCCRNKTITNIIDPELIGATYNIVISEDALMYCNNSPKFGAFPPIYVCGDRFINFDHHAFDQEGDSLVYSLCVPYAGADTANSKPTRPSRPPFPQVTYKPPFSLADLLGGNPALRIDQNTGLLTGQPNAIGQYLVGICVDEYRNGKLLSRVRRDFQYNVRFCTTNPVARFSASDTVLCVGDSTIKFTNNSVNARDFTWLFDYPRTNLISKDTNPEFKFPGPGKYRVALVANRAKDCIDTNYLDVYLYGDGFLRSDFNVQYESCKDSIELVVTDQSFDSLLNINRWQWNAKLNSRIFTSLNQNPRFVFQDTGKAVIQLTITSEGGCTDTIEKEFQLNFLDPQFVGDKIPICIGESTKLLKNPDPRFKYTWTPSTGLSCAFCPDPVATPTSDIVYKLVITDGNCTEEDSVLVTVSDLLNIDIKGDSVICGKDLELIANGGVESTVEWSDLSDFSNILSNGSYTLKTQVDGKKTFYVRAKSAFNCPGLDSITVRNEEVNSSISLDSVRVCEGDTFQLKIQNGNPNHQLSYTWQPDTNILSGKGTDLVTVRIPQCGHYQFKVLATNQYDCNTSDSVNAYIVCKPEADFKTEKNCDNTLVSFSNLSSPGNYFWDFGDQETSNENSPVHFYQKAGRYTVTLKVAAECKNEITKIVDVGLIMVSLKERVVSCMGKPVKLNENPDTSYRYFWTPAEGLDDPTSPNPTAHVSGTKTYKVRVSDPNIPDCFIDREITVFVPPPINLKVNNDTVLCYQSPIILHATTDSGAIVPSIEWTDEIGILLGTGYSLEKLFKDSMYVFAYATDAYGCGDVDSFRIVPIDTSYDIIGKDKLCPGKDGPIEFINLDGHKYKFDWTPERFIITNRDQARILVKPSDTTVFYLTFINEYGCAYQDSFKVNISRFDPPLLAFADPDTIFLGQSTQLSTTPGYMDYEWIIPYNLTCIKCPDPEASPESSTLYTVKARNEDGCEGIAEVSVFVKRPKCNEEDVFFPNVFSPNDDMENDILRIRSNFLESVELYVYNRWGEKVFETKDINHWWDGTYKGVKLPPDVYGYYFIATCVDGQTYAKKGNVTLLR from the coding sequence ATGAAAATGTTAATCAATAACTCAATGGAACTTATGGCAAACAATTCATATAAATATTTAAAACTGCTGGTCTTGGGATTTGCGTGGATCCTGTTGACATCAACAGAGCTCAGATCCAGCCATATTGTTGGAGGAGAAATGTCATACAAATGTCTCGGCGGTCAGGTTTATGAAATCACTTTGACTTTGAGGAGAGACTGTTTCAACGGAAGTCCTGAAGCTGAATTTGATGATCCGGCACATATTGGAATTTTTGATAGCGAAGGTGCAATCGTACGAAGCAGAGGTCAGTTTGGCTTGTTGTTGCTCGACTTCAGAAATGACGATACCCTAAATGAAATTTTAAGGACGGAATGTGAAGTCGTCGGAGGTGATGTATGTGTGCATACGACTACGTATCGCGGCAAAATTGAATTACCGTTTCTCAAGGGAGGATATGTATTAGGCTATCAGCGTTGCTGTAGGAATAAAACCATTACAAACATCATTGACCCCGAACTTATAGGCGCTACTTATAATATTGTGATTTCAGAAGATGCCCTGATGTACTGCAACAACTCTCCTAAGTTTGGTGCTTTTCCCCCAATTTATGTTTGTGGAGATAGGTTCATTAATTTTGATCACCATGCATTTGACCAGGAAGGCGATTCTTTGGTATATAGCCTTTGTGTACCCTATGCAGGAGCTGACACCGCCAACTCCAAACCCACCAGACCAAGCAGACCACCTTTTCCTCAAGTTACATATAAACCGCCTTTTAGCTTAGCGGATCTGTTGGGTGGAAATCCTGCACTGAGAATTGATCAGAACACAGGTTTATTGACAGGACAGCCCAATGCCATTGGTCAATATCTGGTAGGAATTTGTGTTGATGAATACCGGAACGGAAAACTATTATCGAGGGTCAGAAGAGATTTTCAATACAATGTCCGGTTCTGTACAACAAACCCGGTTGCAAGATTTTCTGCAAGCGATACCGTATTGTGTGTTGGCGACAGCACTATAAAATTTACAAACAACAGCGTTAATGCAAGAGACTTTACCTGGTTATTTGATTATCCAAGAACTAACCTGATTTCCAAGGATACCAACCCGGAATTTAAATTTCCTGGCCCGGGAAAATACCGGGTGGCATTAGTAGCCAACAGAGCAAAAGATTGTATCGACACCAATTATCTGGATGTTTATCTTTATGGCGATGGGTTTTTAAGAAGTGATTTCAATGTTCAATATGAAAGTTGTAAGGATAGCATTGAATTGGTTGTCACAGATCAATCGTTTGATTCCCTGTTAAACATAAATAGGTGGCAATGGAATGCGAAACTAAACAGCAGAATCTTTACTTCATTGAATCAAAATCCGCGTTTTGTATTCCAGGATACGGGTAAAGCGGTAATCCAATTAACCATTACTTCAGAAGGTGGTTGCACTGATACGATTGAAAAAGAATTTCAGTTGAATTTTCTGGATCCACAATTTGTAGGAGATAAAATTCCCATATGCATTGGTGAATCGACAAAACTGTTGAAAAACCCTGACCCCAGATTTAAATATACCTGGACTCCTTCAACGGGTTTAAGTTGCGCTTTTTGTCCGGACCCGGTTGCAACGCCTACGTCAGACATTGTCTATAAACTCGTCATTACAGACGGAAATTGCACAGAGGAAGATTCTGTTTTGGTTACAGTGAGCGATCTTTTGAACATCGACATTAAAGGAGATTCTGTGATCTGTGGTAAAGATCTCGAACTGATTGCCAATGGGGGAGTAGAGAGCACGGTAGAATGGTCTGATCTTTCAGATTTTTCAAACATTCTCTCTAATGGATCCTATACACTAAAAACGCAAGTTGATGGAAAAAAGACTTTTTATGTCAGAGCAAAAAGTGCTTTTAATTGTCCGGGTCTCGATAGTATCACTGTAAGAAACGAAGAAGTAAACAGTTCCATCAGTCTGGATTCTGTCAGAGTTTGTGAAGGCGATACATTTCAGTTAAAAATCCAAAATGGCAATCCCAATCACCAGCTTTCGTATACCTGGCAACCCGATACAAACATTTTGTCGGGAAAAGGAACGGATCTGGTTACTGTGCGCATTCCTCAATGTGGGCATTACCAATTTAAAGTACTTGCTACCAATCAATACGATTGCAACACATCCGACTCGGTGAATGCATATATCGTTTGCAAACCCGAAGCTGATTTTAAAACAGAAAAAAATTGCGACAATACACTTGTTAGTTTCAGCAACCTGAGTTCTCCCGGCAACTATTTCTGGGACTTTGGAGATCAGGAAACATCTAATGAAAACAGCCCTGTTCATTTTTATCAAAAAGCAGGCAGGTATACGGTTACCTTAAAAGTGGCTGCTGAATGTAAAAACGAAATCACTAAAATCGTCGATGTCGGATTGATTATGGTCAGTCTTAAAGAACGCGTTGTAAGTTGTATGGGGAAACCAGTGAAGCTCAACGAAAATCCGGATACCAGTTATCGTTATTTCTGGACACCCGCTGAAGGCCTGGATGATCCTACAAGTCCAAATCCAACAGCGCATGTGAGCGGAACAAAAACATACAAAGTCCGCGTGAGTGATCCGAATATTCCGGATTGTTTTATCGATAGGGAAATCACCGTTTTTGTACCCCCTCCGATAAATCTGAAAGTTAACAATGATACCGTTTTATGTTATCAAAGCCCAATCATTTTACATGCAACTACAGATTCCGGAGCCATAGTTCCAAGCATTGAGTGGACCGACGAAATTGGTATTTTACTTGGTACCGGCTACAGTCTGGAGAAATTGTTCAAAGATTCCATGTACGTATTTGCTTATGCAACTGATGCATACGGTTGTGGCGATGTGGACTCTTTCAGAATAGTTCCCATTGATACGAGTTATGACATTATCGGAAAAGATAAATTATGTCCGGGTAAGGATGGGCCCATTGAATTTATTAATCTCGATGGACACAAGTACAAATTTGACTGGACGCCGGAAAGATTTATTATTACAAACAGGGATCAGGCCAGGATTTTGGTTAAACCTTCAGACACCACCGTTTTTTACCTAACCTTTATCAATGAATACGGTTGTGCATATCAGGATAGTTTTAAAGTAAACATCAGCAGATTCGATCCACCATTACTCGCATTTGCGGATCCCGACACCATATTCCTTGGACAATCAACCCAATTATCAACAACACCCGGGTATATGGATTACGAATGGATCATCCCGTATAACCTTACATGTATTAAATGTCCGGATCCAGAAGCCAGTCCGGAAAGTTCAACACTGTACACGGTCAAAGCAAGAAATGAGGACGGCTGTGAAGGTATTGCCGAAGTAAGCGTATTTGTAAAGCGGCCTAAATGCAATGAAGAAGATGTATTTTTCCCAAATGTTTTTAGTCCGAACGACGATATGGAAAACGATATCCTTCGAATAAGAAGCAATTTTCTCGAATCAGTCGAACTTTATGTTTACAACAGATGGGGAGAAAAAGTCTTTGAAACTAAGGACATCAATCATTGGTGGGATGGCACGTATAAAGGCGTCAAGCTTCCTCCTGATGTTTATGGTTATTACTTCATTGCCACGTGTGTTGATGGACAGACCTATGCTAAAAAAGGGAATGTGACTCTATTGCGTTGA
- a CDS encoding PD40 domain-containing protein yields the protein MRVIYILIVSLLGISIGKSQSLSKYKETINKYLQREDYYAAYHDILLALDYKQEVDSFQMLAGHAAFKLNGFSTAAKHYRATITKDILQRHPEIEFYLGESLLRQGFYSEALVYFKSYQASGHEDAELQNRTQKRITSIAWAKEQIRKKDPLIQQKKLDDKINTQNSEFSPVFSNNSLYVSFDRVLDENRKDDKSPENRGSILRFNENNLQPMPLDSGFAEADAHMVQPSFSRDSSKVYFTLCTYMKDVDRIQCNIYVKYKTGLKWGPKFKLPEPVNMPGYTSTQPHITKDPETGLDKLYFVSERPGGKGGFDLYSVLISENEFPSQAENIETLNTSEHEVSPYFNPKTSTLYFSSEGHTGFGGLDVYSYALKGKDSAKIINLGPSVNSSYDDLYYSEDDIQRKAYIVSNKPQSKFMDEVIQACCYDIYKIKYVPATLDLIVNTLDKYDSSGLHGVRVEIADFTEKDSLHYANQLSDKSIYPLKITEDRKYRITGSKDGWISDTVYCNTIDLEDLSAITKNLYLTQTKMLNAYTFERTTNVNLKGATVELWDLDQNILLKSTTNPDSNFFDFKILKGKNYKLKAFKPKYESTEILITPLETALEPVLNRKLFLELTAIADLRKLLPIRLFFENDMPDPRSESDSTSVGFLDIYSDYYGKKLTYINEFTRGMKTANREKAILEIDTFFNKNVKANAEKLKLFMEKLIIILQEGHEIDIFLKGYASPRAKSDYNQLLSSRRVYSVRNEFDRYDNGVFHDYIVNGFYQIKELPFGESKSSSDVSDDLLDTRNSIYNLKAAYERRVEILEILKGVDENVNQ from the coding sequence ATGAGAGTTATTTATATTTTAATCGTTAGTCTTCTTGGAATTTCAATTGGAAAGAGCCAGTCGCTGAGTAAGTACAAGGAAACCATCAACAAATATCTGCAAAGGGAAGATTACTATGCAGCTTACCACGACATTTTATTGGCATTGGACTACAAGCAGGAAGTAGATTCTTTCCAAATGCTTGCAGGGCATGCCGCTTTTAAACTCAATGGATTTTCTACCGCCGCAAAACATTACAGAGCAACTATTACCAAAGATATTTTGCAACGACATCCAGAAATAGAATTTTATCTCGGTGAATCTCTGCTTCGTCAGGGTTTTTATAGCGAAGCACTGGTTTATTTTAAATCTTATCAGGCGAGTGGTCATGAAGATGCCGAATTGCAAAACAGAACTCAAAAAAGAATTACTTCAATTGCATGGGCTAAAGAACAAATTCGCAAAAAAGATCCGTTGATTCAACAAAAAAAGCTGGATGATAAAATCAACACGCAAAACAGCGAATTCAGTCCGGTATTTTCCAATAATTCATTGTACGTTTCATTTGACCGGGTTTTAGACGAAAACAGAAAAGACGATAAGTCACCTGAAAATCGCGGAAGTATTTTGCGCTTCAACGAAAACAATTTACAGCCTATGCCGCTCGATTCCGGTTTCGCTGAAGCAGATGCTCACATGGTCCAGCCAAGTTTCAGCCGAGACAGCAGTAAAGTTTATTTTACGCTCTGTACATATATGAAAGATGTTGACCGGATTCAATGCAATATCTACGTAAAATACAAAACAGGATTGAAGTGGGGACCTAAATTTAAATTGCCGGAACCTGTAAATATGCCTGGTTATACTTCAACACAACCGCACATCACCAAAGATCCTGAAACAGGTTTGGATAAATTGTATTTTGTAAGTGAAAGGCCTGGGGGCAAAGGAGGTTTTGATTTGTATTCGGTGCTCATCAGTGAAAATGAATTTCCATCACAGGCTGAAAATATCGAAACACTGAATACCAGCGAACACGAAGTAAGTCCGTATTTCAACCCGAAAACGTCGACTTTATATTTTAGCAGCGAAGGACATACAGGATTTGGCGGACTCGATGTGTACAGTTATGCGCTGAAAGGTAAAGATTCCGCAAAAATTATCAATTTAGGTCCTTCTGTCAACAGCAGTTACGATGACTTATACTATAGCGAAGACGATATTCAGCGCAAAGCATACATAGTTTCCAACAAACCTCAATCAAAATTTATGGATGAGGTAATCCAGGCATGCTGCTACGATATTTATAAAATAAAATACGTGCCTGCTACGCTCGATCTCATTGTGAATACCCTGGACAAATACGATTCCAGTGGATTGCACGGCGTCCGGGTTGAGATCGCGGACTTTACAGAAAAAGATAGTTTGCATTATGCCAACCAACTATCCGATAAATCTATTTATCCGCTGAAGATCACAGAAGACAGAAAATACCGGATCACAGGAAGCAAGGATGGTTGGATTTCAGATACGGTATATTGCAATACCATTGATCTGGAAGACTTATCTGCCATTACGAAAAATTTGTATCTCACCCAGACCAAAATGCTCAATGCATATACCTTTGAAAGAACCACCAATGTAAATCTCAAAGGAGCAACGGTTGAATTGTGGGATCTCGATCAGAATATTTTATTAAAATCGACGACGAATCCGGACAGTAATTTTTTCGATTTTAAAATACTTAAAGGAAAAAATTACAAACTTAAAGCGTTTAAACCCAAATACGAAAGTACAGAGATCCTGATTACACCACTGGAAACAGCACTGGAACCTGTGTTGAACAGAAAACTGTTTTTAGAATTGACTGCCATAGCCGATTTGCGAAAATTATTGCCGATTCGATTGTTCTTTGAGAATGACATGCCGGATCCCAGATCAGAATCCGACAGTACCAGTGTAGGCTTTTTAGATATTTACAGCGATTACTACGGTAAGAAACTGACCTACATTAATGAATTTACCCGGGGTATGAAAACGGCAAACAGAGAAAAGGCCATACTCGAAATTGATACATTTTTTAACAAAAACGTAAAGGCTAATGCCGAAAAATTAAAATTGTTCATGGAAAAACTGATCATAATTCTCCAGGAAGGCCATGAAATTGATATATTTTTGAAAGGCTATGCCTCCCCTCGGGCCAAATCAGATTACAATCAATTACTTTCTTCTCGCAGAGTATATAGTGTTCGGAATGAATTCGACCGCTATGACAATGGAGTGTTTCACGACTATATAGTCAATGGATTTTATCAAATCAAGGAACTTCCATTTGGTGAATCTAAATCCTCTTCGGATGTGAGTGACGATTTGCTGGATACGAGAAATTCCATATATAATTTGAAGGCGGCCTATGAGAGGCGAGTTGAAATTTTGGAAATATTAAAAGGTGTGGATGAAAATGTTAATCAATAA
- a CDS encoding PorP/SprF family type IX secretion system membrane protein, whose translation MLKRHTLFLIAISWAISFYKGNTQDIHYSQFFMHLPGQSPANTGAYHGEHRLTANYRSQWQTVPVPYLTMSLFYDSKFKIRSKQDFIGVGIGLDYDKAGDSKLSLTALNASFSYGYNLNKHHQFRIGISPSVGQRRLSEELLKWDNQWDGEKYNQALSPKESFENSGAFFFDLGAGFSYQLSKSKRTYLAIGGSANHLLEPEQTFYTQQQNKVGLPMRFVYHANLSIGLVSFADLLAFGQYQEQDVYEETTASGLLRFYIDKNPGIRLNLLLGAGIRLDDAFYPMAGFQYKNWTALASYDVNTSDFKTATNNRGGLEISVQYQFKDVEPVGLYKKCPLY comes from the coding sequence ATGCTTAAACGGCATACCTTATTTTTAATCGCAATTTCCTGGGCGATAAGCTTTTACAAAGGAAATACTCAGGACATCCATTACTCGCAGTTTTTTATGCATTTGCCTGGACAAAGTCCTGCGAATACAGGCGCTTACCATGGTGAGCACAGGCTTACGGCAAATTACAGAAGCCAATGGCAAACTGTACCTGTGCCTTACCTGACCATGAGCCTGTTTTACGACAGTAAATTTAAGATCAGGTCAAAACAAGATTTTATTGGCGTTGGAATCGGACTGGATTACGATAAAGCCGGAGACTCTAAACTGAGTTTGACTGCTTTGAATGCTTCTTTCAGCTACGGTTATAATTTGAATAAGCACCATCAGTTTAGAATCGGAATCAGCCCGAGTGTAGGTCAAAGAAGGCTGTCGGAAGAACTATTAAAATGGGACAACCAATGGGATGGCGAAAAGTACAATCAAGCCCTCAGCCCAAAAGAAAGTTTTGAAAACTCCGGGGCATTTTTCTTCGATCTCGGGGCAGGTTTTAGTTATCAATTGTCAAAAAGCAAAAGGACCTATCTCGCCATTGGAGGTTCAGCGAATCATCTTTTGGAGCCTGAACAAACTTTTTATACCCAACAACAGAATAAAGTTGGGCTGCCCATGCGCTTTGTTTATCATGCCAATCTGAGTATCGGACTGGTATCTTTTGCAGATTTACTTGCTTTCGGACAATACCAGGAGCAGGATGTTTATGAGGAAACAACGGCCAGCGGACTTTTAAGATTTTATATCGACAAAAATCCAGGCATCCGTCTGAATTTATTACTGGGAGCCGGGATCCGCCTGGACGATGCATTTTATCCCATGGCTGGATTTCAGTACAAGAACTGGACAGCTTTAGCCAGTTATGATGTGAATACATCGGATTTTAAGACTGCAACAAACAATAGAGGTGGCCTCGAGATCAGCGTTCAGTATCAATTTAAAGATGTCGAACCTGTGGGCTTGTACAAAAAATGTCCGCTTTATTAA